tattaattaaaagataATACCAAAATCATGGTAAGGGAAAATCTCTTATTTCTTTTTACTTATTTGTTTTTCAAATATTATCTTGATCAAAgcttatattattttatctaattataTCATTTTTTTCCTAATTACTTGGCTACTATTTGGGGTGTAACAGTATATCAGCAAAAAGCCATCAACATGTCagtatgttatattttaattttgattagGTGAATCCTTGACTTTGTAAGACATAAGTTTTTCCACAACCAAAACTATTTTGATGGGATCATGAGTGAAGATTAGAGTTGAAAATGGATTTTAAAttctataaaatatataaaaatcacaATGAAATGAGAGATGGAATAGTAAAAGAATTAGAAATTCTTTTTTACATATACCTAGCAAACGTTTCTGTTACTAAATATACAAAACTAGTGAGAATAGAACATTGGAAAATATTTGGTATTAAAggagacaattttaaaaaaaaaattaaatactcaagtagaatttttttttgttgatcaTATTTTaaggagtaggtctcatgtgagaccgtctcacggatattaatctgtgagacgggtcaaccatacccatattcacaataaaaaataatattttttcatggataacccaaataagatatctgtctcacgaatacgacccgtgagaccgtctcacacaagtttttacctattTTAAGTACTCGTGATGGGTTCAATTATTTGtactccatatttaatttacGTATTGAAAATTTCTAAATGAGAAAAATTTTCAATTACTTTAATCTCCAAGTTTCCATATTTATATTTGTCATGACTAAAAGAGTTCAATTACATAGATATTATacgaaaaataaatatttgtaacAATATAATTGGTTTAAAAAGATAGTtaagaatattaaaaataataatttcattgGTTTAAAATTGTTCACCAATTTAAATTAACGTATCATGGCACACATACACattatataaattttatgtTAAACAATATATGTATGTGAACTTTTAGATATTATACAAATTGTATACTGTCCATACAAATATAAGAGGTCAACACtgtccatatttacaataataagtaatatttttttatataaaaagtaGTAATTTTTTATgagtgactcaaataagatatctgtattACAAAATTGATTCTTGAGAgttgagaccatctcacaaaattttttgtgtatattaaaatataaaaatcacaaaatatttttataataatttttttttatcttagatgtcatataatcatttaaaaattcaaaaacacagagaaagaaaataaattgttgATAAGAGTGTTTTAGGCAACTATAAAATTAACCTATGATTTCATTCGGTTAATATATGGATTGGGCCCAAGTTAAAGCCCATTAATGTCTATAAAAAAACAGCATTAGGGTTTATAGCCAGCCATTCCTCAGGTTGCAATTTGAGAAATGGTGAGTCTCTCAGCCTCATTCACGTCCACACGCGTCAATACTTTTTGAATAATATGGTTCTTCTTTCAGGCTCCCAAGAAAGGCGCGAAGCTTCCTGCTGCTGCCAAGAAAAAGGCCGAGAAATTGGTCAATCCACTCTTCGAGAAACGTCCTAAGCAATTCGGAATAGGAGGAGCTTTACCACCGAAGAAGGATCTTCATAGATACGTGAAATGGCCTCTAGTGGTGCGGATTCAACGGAAGAAGATGATTTTGAAGCAGCGATTGAAGGTTCCGCCGCCGATTCATCAGTTCTCCAAGACCCTAGACAAGAACTTGGGTTTGTTGCCCTTATCTAAATCTTTTAGTTTTACAGTATATATTTTTTAGTTTTGTTACGGAAAGGGGGCAGCGATGTAAAGTTCGTTCTTTTTTGTGTTGATCTTCAATTGATCCGAATCTAGTCGGAGCTCGTGAGATTTTTATTAAGGAATTTTTTTGGTTGATGCGACTCTGTTCTATGAATTGATGGTGACCTTGTTGCAGATGTTTTCATCTGTTGTGTTTAATGATTAAGATGCATATATGATTATACATTTAGTTCCAGTCCAAGTTATAGATTTCATTCGAGCATTGACACACTAatttgttcaagttttaataggAGTTGAGTGGTATACTTTGTGCTGTACTGTTGTTAGTGTCGTTTTGAGTGATAAGTTGCAATATTTAGGTACCTTTTTGTTGGACTCGTATCTACTTGTTTTACATTCTTGATTGATTTGCACTGGAGGGATGTAAGGTATTCATGTCCTTGATCTGCTGAATACTGTATTGACAGCAGGAATCCGTTATGGTAACATATTACTGAAGCATTCTAGCTTGCTGATAGGAAATATTTCGAGGGATACTGTCAGTCAAATactcaaattattattttttggattTGCAGCTTCAAATCTGTTCAAGATGATGCTCAAATACAGGCCCGAGGATAAAGCTCAGAAGAAAGAACGCCTTTTGAAAAGAGCTCAGGCTGAAGCTGAAGGAAAAACTCCTGAAGTTAAGAAACCTATTGTCGTGAAATATGGACTGAACCATGTGACCTATCTGATTGAGCAGGTGGGTTTGTTATTCTGTCTCGATGTGCATACTTCGTCTAGTAAGTGTTAGCAACGATAGTAAGTATTAGCAACGAGAAACTGATTGTGCCATCAAACTTCTATTGCAGAACAAGGCCCAGTTGGTTGTTATTGCTCATGATGTGGATCCTATTGAATTGGTTGTATGGCTCCCTGCTTTATGCAGGAAAATGGAAATCCCATACTGCATTGTAAAGGGGAAGGCTAGGTTGGGAACTGTAAGTGTTTTTTATCTCATGGTATTTGGTAAACCCTTTGTAAATATTTGTGATAccaatttaattttgtttgtgcATGGTATTTTGCAGATTGTTCACAAGAAGACTGCATCTGTCTTGTGTCTGACCTCCGTGAAGAATGAAGACAAAATGGAGTTCAGTAAAATTTTGGAAGCTATCAAGGTAAGAGATTTACCAAAAACATGCTGTAAATTTTCTGCAGCTTCGAACAAGCTCTATGTGATAAATTTTTATAGTTAAATTTTTGGGTCTTCCTTGCCCCAATGTTGATATGATGTGCTTTCTCAACTTTTCTTACAGGCCAACTTCAATGACAAGTACGATGAGACTAGGAAGAAGTGGGGAGGGGGTGTTATGGGCTCAAAATCTCAGGCTAAGACAAAAGCCAAAGAAAAACTCCTTGCAAAGGAGGCTGCTCAAAGGATGACCTAAGGGGGGTTTATTGTCACATACATATGTGGTTGAACCAAATGAGAACTTTAATTGTGTTTTATTTCCCAGGTTTTAATTAGTCAATGTTTTATTTTCGATTATCAGATTTTCTTTGCCTGCTTTTGATTTAACATTTGGTGAGGGATCATCAAAATATAATTCATGGGGTGACTTCTTAGTCTCTCATAGGTTAATATTCCGTTGCTGCTTCAATTTTGACCCTGATTTTTGCACACAtttactagaaaaattagacCGTAAAAACTTATTTCTTCTCACGGTATCTTGTATGAATTTCACTTTAATGTCGTAAACCTGCAAGTGACATTTTATTTATTGGCTTATTTTAGTGTGAACAATAACAATTTAGTTATTGGCTCTTGATAGAAGGTGCGTGATAGATATTCATATATATAgttacttttttatttttaaatcgaATGCCTATTTGTTAAAAGAAATGTATTATTGAAAACATGTTGAACGATATAATTTTTGTGTGTAAGCTATTGAGTGTTTTATTTGATGCAAcatgattattttattacatggcaaagtatttaatttttttgtaccTCTACACAGAGATAATAGTTCGAATACTTTCCACCAAGGTTTATTTCATCATCGTAATtacttattttattattgtCCAAGATGGTATTTAAAGATGCACACAACCCACCCACCACGAGGGAGACAGATAGTGTATTAAGACTTGTTTACAACTAGTTAGTTTGACAGATGTTTATGTTAATTAAGAGTGTAAACGATTAATATTTTATTCGTATTCGAATTAAACTTGAATATGCCAAACTATTTTTTGAGCTATTGCTTCATAGTTTGTGAGTCGTTTGTGAGTGATCGAGCTTTTCATGCACTATAAATCCACAGTAAAATTTGTTGAAAAGTTCAAGTTCAAAATGATCTTAAATGCACGATGCAAGTTATAGtatattgtataaaaatatagatATCGTTTCATCGAGACAGTAAGTATTACACGGATATTATTTCTAATTATGTATTCTTTAGCAACACGAATATGTAGGCTTATAGTTGTATTTTTCCATATAAAAATAGAAATAAGATAAAGTATAAGTCGAATTTTATGAATAAGATTGGACACAGAGTCTTAAAGGGCGGTTGTGATGGCCTGATTCCCTTgttattgaattaatttttgttataaatataactttatcaaaataattattgaTCATGAACAATTAACAATTCCaacatttaaaaaattcataactcaTATTCCATTAACATATTTCATCATCACGTGTCATGAAAAATAATTCACCTTTTACTCAGGATATTTGGTCCCTCACATTATAATAAAAATTGTCATCATCAATGGGTAAAATTTCATCAAATCCTAAAAGAAAAACACTTCATGTGCATGAATTTAACTTACCGACAAGCTCAGATTGATTGATCTTAAATAATGGATTTTCAATGGAGCATCAATAGTACAAAATAAGGTAATATGGTACCTAATGCTTTAATCAGAAAGATAGAATCTAGATCAATAAATATCAGACAAGAACTACAATCATAACTCAATAATGACCctcgtcaaaaaaaaaaaactcaataaTTACCCAAAGAAGATTCCAGCATGTAAATGTGAGCCTAGAACACTACCTTCGTACATACACTTACATTGACCAAAGGAAGACTGCTGCAGTGCTCGCTTGCCATCCTCAACCACAATCATAAATTTGGCTGCAATCCAATTCATATTGCCATTCTTGTGCAGCATAGCATAACAAACTTGTAATGCACTATTCCGCATGCAATATCCGAAGTGGATTGTAatggaaatatttttttgtcaAATTCCGCATAACAAACACTTCTTCAAATAGTGTCAAATTTCAAGTTTCAACTTTGTTGTTAGCAGCACATATTTCAGAATTCAAGCCACTTATGAAACACACATCATCCTTGAAtggttggatcagattgtaatgacaaaaataTAGCGTAGATTAGAGCAAAAGTGTAGTGTTTACATAGAGAATGAACTTCTCGTATGCTATATATTAGGCAACACGAAAATTAACTTGGGTTTGAGTTATCTAGACTATGGAGGGGAGAAGCTCATAGCGGTCTATTAAAAACCATTTTATGCCAAAAAATTTGTccaattttaaaaaacaaaggaaaacaaGAAAAGTGGAGATTAGAATTTATTGCTCTATAAACTCGTAGAGACAAATATACATAAAATTTTCATTGAGAAGAAGTGAGCACTATAAGTGGTCCTAACACACAAAAAAACATGTGAACAATCAATCATCTTTCATGTAAAAGTAGTCCTAAATCAACCATTGTAGCCCCACCGTTTATGTGATACCATATAACTTCAAGCATCTCATAGCGGAAATATTTCTTCAGCCAGATATATCCATTATCACACGGTAATCCATCACCAATACGACTATATAGTAGTTCCTCACATCGTGTACACCTTAAGTTTCATGACACATAACCTTGATAGTTATCAAATTCTTGGTTGCTTGATTGACATCACCGAAAAATTACATCATCTGATGATTATTAGCTAAGTGCCATGAAATACGAAAAATGCCACCAACTCCAAGAAATCGCACAAGTTCCTGGCAAGTATAGTATAACCCACATGTGGGTCTCAAACCCACTCTCCTCAGCTAATACAATGTTGACAGAGGTTTTCCAACCATAATATTGTACatttctcaattttcttctctgCTCAACTTAGTCTTAGACTTTTCTACACTAAGTTTTCCATTTGTGAACAAAATGATTAAAAGCAGTGTTCTAAAAATCCTCGTCTAGGACCGCCTAGGCGGCGCCTAGACGCTGGGCGGTCCAAAACCGCCCCGATTTTAGGCTAGTCGAAACTTCTAGGCGCCACCATATTAGGCCTAGGCGGTCCGGGCGCCGCCTAGCGCGAAAGCCGCCTAGGCgattttacaattaaaaattCGCCTAGGCGGTTtacacttaaaaaaaaaaaacaaattatgaTATTCCTAATTATAGTATAACGGTTGtacaaatttaattttcattgtACAACGGTTGTAGTAAAGTAGTAAACTGATGTGGATGattcatatataaaaatttattaatatatatttattattaaaattttaaattttataataatatatatttcatatacaaacataataCTCATGAACCACTTGATGAATTTAAGCTTTAAAAAAACCGCCTAGACAACCGTCTATGCCCCGCCTAGTCGCCTAGGCGCTAGGCGGTAGGTAACCGTCTGCCTATCGCCTACcgctttttagaacactgaCTAAAAGGTACTCTTCCCTGCCCCCATTATTAAGTCTATAATTTCCCCTCTTTAAAATCAACCCTACTTTCCATATCTACCTACATCTCTTTTTAGATTCAACCATATTTTCCGGGATAAGCATTTTTGATCTGCCCACTCTAAGGTTCAATATGAAGGTCAGTCCAATCACTTCAGCATTTGGGAATGACAAGCTATATGAAGTTATATctctaacttttattttttggtGCAGTTTCCAGGTTTGATGAAACGTCCtaccctttttattgctttaaaaatactagaaattttttttaacactcaattttcggccatatatatttttccatatgaaaatataaaatattttacccttttaaaataaaataccaaccatctagcattttaaaatcaagtgcaatagccataaaatgaaatcgtcaactgttgtaccaaacctaaaaagcaatagtTTGAAAAGAATAgcacatactaaacctctcaaaaatctctcaaaagcataaagaATTTCACATTAATATCGTAAACATGCAAATgacatttttatttattggcTTATTTTAGTGTGAACAATAACAATTTAGTTATTGGGTCTTGATAGTGGGTGCGTGATAGATATTCATATATATAGTATTATTACGATTCTTATGTTGTAAACGAGGATCACATTAATGGACACACAAATAACAGTCGTGtagttattttcttttttattttatttttttcaagttATTGTTCGATAGTTTGCGAGTAGTTTGcgagttttaatattttatttatataatataattatatattaaataaatatatttcaaatctttattttcaagtaGATTGTGAATCTTCGAATATTTAGAGTCGATCTTGAGCATGAACTGATTAcgagtaaaaaatattaaatttcgaATACTTAAAAGTTACGATCCAAATGTTAACTACATGATATTAGTCGTGTCAGCTGTAATTAAAACTGAACATACAGAACCATGTGATAGCTAGTTATGTCTGTTGTAAACTTAGATAGTTTCTTTCACTTGATAAATGATAGTTGATGTATATAGACTCTGTACATGGTGGATCGAAAACCCATAGAAATATTTTTCCATGTCTCCGTTTTCATCTCAACAAATAGTAATAGtagtattaataataaaaaaataactatACCAAATTAATTTTTAGAGACAATAATTTTTACAAGAAACATAATTGACGATGATCCTTGTTTACTAGCGGATAGTTAAAGAAATACTTGCGTTAGTGCACAATGTCAAAATGAATTATAAAGGTTAAAACTTGTCGGATTATATTCTAAAATCTAAATATATGCAGGCTTATAGTTGTATTTTCCATATAAAAATAGAATAAGATAAAGTATAAGCCCCATTTTATGAATAAGATTGGACACAAAGGCTTCAAATGCGGTTGTGATGGCCTGATTCCCTTGTTAttgaataaattttttgttataaatataattttatcaagaaaacaagaaaaTTGATGTTTATAATTTACAGCTCTGTAAACTCGTAGACACAAATATACATAAAATTTTCATTAAGAAGAAGTGAGCGTTGTAAGTGGCCCTAAGTCCTAACACAAAAAGAACCTATGAATAATCAATCATCTTTCATGTGAAAGTAGCACTAAATCCACAATTGTATCCCCACCAATTATGCGGTACCATATAACTTCAAGCAATCTCATAGTGGAATATATTTCTTCCGTCAGAAATATCCATTATCACACGGGAATCCATCACCAATATGACTATATAGTCATACCACACGTCGTGTACACCTTAAGTTTAAATTCTTGGTTGCTAGATTGCCATCACCGACAAATTACATCATGTGATGATTATTAGCTAAGTTCCATGAAATACGAAAAATGCTACCTACTCCAAGAAATCGCACAAGTTCCTGGCAAATATAGTATCACCCATATGTGGGTCTCAAACCCACTCTCCTCAGCTAATACAATGTTGACAGAGGTTTCCAaccattatattgtatatttctCAATGTTCTTCTCTGCTCAACTTCATCTTAGATTTTTCTACATTAAGTTTTCCATTTGTataaaaaatgatgaaaattgtACATTTCTCAATGTTCTTCTCTGCTCAACTTCATCTTAGATTTTTCTACATTAAGTTTTCCATTTGTATACAAAATGATGAAAATGTACTCTTATCTGCCCCCCATTAACAAGTCTATAAGTTCGCCCCTTTAAAATCAACCCTACTTTCCATATCTACCTACATCTCTTTTTAGATTCAACCATATTTTCCGGGATAAGCATTTCTGATCTGCCCACTCTAAGGTTCAATATGAAGGTCAGTCCAACCACTTCAGCATTTGGGAATGACAAGCTATATGAAGTTATATctctaacttttattttttggtGCAGTTTCTAGGTTTTATGCACCGTAAGATGATGCAAAACAAGAAAACTTGTTCCAACTTTGTCAAATTCATAACATATTGGAACTTTACTTTTTCCTACATCCTCTTTTCTCAATTCATTGCTTAAAAATAAGttgaacaaaaacttgtgtcaTCACAGTTTAAGGATAAATAGTGACATCTTACGTCATATATGAGGTAATCgacctttctttttattttttattttttgaatttatcAACCTATCTTATTTTGATCGGACAATAAATTGCTATACATAATACAGGAAAAGTTGGTCGGCAATAAACCTTAGTCACTTATCCACAATGTTGTAGAAAAGGTAATCTTTGCAAAACAGTTTTATGTTTTAGGATAAATACCGAGATGGTAGGTTTCCTACAATACAAATGTCGGTGTAAGAAAAAGTGGATGAAAGTAAATGTCACCAGGCTAAAAggaaaccaggaatctcatttATTTTCTAAATTCAGGAAACCTGTCCAGTTTTCCAGTGCAGACGTCATTAGATGAGCAGAACTACTACAAAGAGTCTATCAAAACTTTATCACAAGCAAAATAATTCGTGGTTGACCTATGGAGACGGTCGACGATTTATCAAAAAATGTCGTTACCTAACGATGATTTTTGAGAAAAAACCGTCACCAAAACCgtcttatatttaattattgtcCGCctgttttgagatgatttttgaTTTAAAACTGTCGCGAACATTGATGGTTTTTGTAGCGATGATTTTAATCAACAACGACATTTTTTGTTAATTGGCGACTGCAGGACCGagtgcttgccgctttaccaaaagatatagctggtggtaatggtgcaactcaaatcttttaaaccgcacatcaactcaagcaccacggttcgatcgctctaccaaacaaGGGCAATTATTGCACTCAACAATCTCCCTCTCAATAATTGCATTCCTTAccatcaatgagaatcgaacctgTGACCTTGattctgataccaattgtagaacCGAGctcttgccgctttaccaaaagctatagcttgTGGCGATAgtgcaaatcaaatcttttaaaccgcacatcagctcaagcaccacgattcgatcgctctaccaagcaaagacaattattgcacccaataaCGAAGGTTTTTAAATGTTTCATATTCCAttgctaaattttttttagaaaaataattttttaaaataaaaaattatcattataaaaaaaataatattcataATGTCTATAAATGATAATATTGCCTGCTATCCTAAATGGTATGCATGCAGTCGCACCCAAGGAAAAACAATTTACAAGGAAAGAAGTAAACAAGAAAAGCAAAAGATAAGGAAAAAGAGTACCTAATTTTCAATATCACATGCAACACCTTTGTATCCGACTTCCTATTTTGTACAGTGATGGCTATGAAACAAGAAATTTAGCAATAATAATAGCTTTGTAATCTGTCAAAAGTTGGTACCAAAGAGAAACGGTATTGATTGCCAATGCAGGGTAACATGGGCGCCTGCACAGCTGGCGCGCTGTGCTGGCGCCCATGTGTTTGCAACAAAAcaacatttagcgacggcttttacaaatccgtcgctactagcgacggaATTTAAGAATCCGTCGCTCATAGCGACGGATTataaaacaccgtcgctaaacgtgtaattttttaaagaaaaaatcgGACAGAGGGGGACAGAGGGGCGTTCACAAAATCGATTCTCCCGTCCAACCTACCGCCCCACAACACagaaaagtttgagagaaacaCAACACCGAAAAGTGAGGTTCAACTGAAGGCAAATCTGGAGATCTCGTCCAAGGTTTTTCCGTGCGCCTCAAATCCGAAGGTAACTCGATGTATGACAGTTCATCGCCGCTGTTTTCTTCCATTCTACAATATGAAatgaacaaaattaaat
This region of Primulina eburnea isolate SZY01 chromosome 14, ASM2296580v1, whole genome shotgun sequence genomic DNA includes:
- the LOC140811774 gene encoding large ribosomal subunit protein eL8y-like isoform X1; the protein is MAPKKGAKLPAAAKKKAEKLVNPLFEKRPKQFGIGGALPPKKDLHRYVKWPLVVRIQRKKMILKQRLKVPPPIHQFSKTLDKNLASNLFKMMLKYRPEDKAQKKERLLKRAQAEAEGKTPEVKKPIVVKYGLNHVTYLIEQNKAQLVVIAHDVDPIELVVWLPALCRKMEIPYCIVKGKARLGTIVHKKTASVLCLTSVKNEDKMEFSKILEAIKANFNDKYDETRKKWGGGVMGSKSQAKTKAKEKLLAKEAAQRMT
- the LOC140811774 gene encoding large ribosomal subunit protein eL8y-like isoform X2, which codes for MAPKKGAKLPAAAKKKAEKLVNPLFEKRPKQFGIGGALPPKKDLHRYVKWPLVVRIQRKKMILKQRLKVPPPIHQFSKTLDKNLASNLFKMMLKYRPEDKAQKKERLLKRAQAEAEGKTPEVKKPIVVKYGLNHVTYLIEQNKAQLVVIAHDVDPIELVVWLPALCRKMEIPYCIVKGKARLGTIVHKKTASVLCLTSVKNEDKMEFSKILEAIKANFNDKYDETRKKWGGGVMGSKSQAKTKAKEKLLAKEAAQRMT